Below is a window of Komagataella phaffii GS115 chromosome 1, complete sequence DNA.
CAATAACGCTCATCAACATGTGAGGTTTGTAATAAATGTATTCCAAAAATACTTTGATTCCACCATTTCTAGGGACAATTGAGCCCAGTTCCAAAAACAGATAGAGACCCGCAAATGCCATGAAAAATGCTATGAACCATACCAAGAAAAATAAGCCTGGACAAGCTCCGACCTCATTGTATATTAACGAAGGTGTAGCAAAGATACCAGATCCCACTATCCTTGAAACAAACAACACAACAGTTGAGAAAATGCCCAAAAACCGTTGCTTCCCTTCCGGCAACTCCCCAAGAAGGTCTTCTTCTATCATTTCAATATCGTGTTGACTAAGATCAAGCTTACTGTGTTCACTGTGGTTAAAAAGGTCCTCCCGGGAACCTGACCGGGATTGATAATCTTGTAACATAATTTCTGTCGTATTGTTATCACCAGGGCTTGAAGTGGGCTCTACAACCATTGATAGGTGACCTAACAATGTTGGGAAGGAAAGTAGGGAAGAGAGATACAATCATGGTTTTGTTGTTTTCGATAAGAAATTCTCACGTGAGTTGTgctcttttttttttgtttcccCTTATCATGTGAGATGAGATGAGAATGATGAGCTCTCATCAAACTGTAAATGCTAGTTCAAATATCATTATCTGTGCTATGCCAATCGTGAGAGGACAAGCCGGGACTGAACCACTTACAAGCAAATTTGTTGGTGCTGGCTTTCCATTTGGAGCCTTTCTCTGTACAATTGAGTTATATTGCCATTCTCATCATAGTCAGATCTACAGATCCAGCACTGAATTTAAAGGACCAACACCTATCGCAATCGGTACTAGTAGCGATTAAATTGGATTGAAAGgctgttcaaagaaaaatttcttCTATTTCGGAAGATGGCAGGAGAGACACCAAAGAAACAGTCTTGAGATGCAAATATATCATTTGTATCTTGGCCAATTATATTGATATAATGGTCCGAGACTCAGTGTCCCGTCTATAAACTCATGAATGCTCTCGCTCGATGATTCAAAATGTACGACGCCAATCGTATTCTCAAGTTcccaaaagaaaattgTATTCAGTTTGTTGCGTCGTGTGAGATTGTTACCAACGATGGACAGTAGATGCTAATCCTGCAACCACGAGTGATCCGTTCGTGTCTATTAGCTTTTTTAGTACCGAGAGGCACGCTAGAGACATTGTAGGTTTCTCTGTTGTAATAGCATTACCGTGGATCCAGCAAAACTGGCTTAGCGTATGCTAGAGCAATAACGAAAGCCCTTTATAACAAAGCAATTGTCTCCACGACATCCTACCATACCTCTTAACGGATTATCAAATGTGTTGGAGTAGTGCTCTAGTTCTTGGTTAAACGTGACATTGACCGTGTCCATGAGGGCCCTTACTGCGAAATCAATGAACAATCCACACAACCTCATTAACCTTCCAAGGCCATAAGAAAAGCGAGCGACGGCCGGTGATCGTCTTATGACAATGACGATGTAGATTATGAGTGACACCAATCTCAACAAGGCATGAAGGGACTCCGCACTTAGCGAACCCTCATCGCCAAAAAAGCTTATCGCAGCGATTGACTCCGAGGCCTCACGAATCAAACTCCATCACGATATCAACCAAACTACTCTATTTTTATTGATTATAGATGCTAACCGTTATTCCATTACGTAAATACTGCTGGGTGACAACAAAGGAAGGAATGAAACCACATGTCAGCCAATGGCAGCATTATCCGTATCGTAATGATCTTAGTCTCATCGTCCAACAAGGAATAGCTGGATATTTTATGAGAATTACCCATAAGGGGTCTGACCTGGTTTGTATACCTTCGTTAAGAAATTCTTGGACACCTCACTAACCCCATGATGAAGCAAACTGTAGACTCAACAAAGATTGAGACTTATTTCAAAGGCATTGAACCAAAGCAGAGAACACAAAGTTTGCCAATTGAAATCACGAGCAGAAAACCTGTAATTGCGTTGAAATTCATGATTGATCAGGATCAGATGGTTCAAACTTTGCGAATTCAgctttttttcaaagatacAAGCTCCTTTAACCAATGTCTAGATCTGATCCAGGATTCTCAATTGCTTGATCCCTCGCTGCAAATGATTACTAGTCAACTTCCACTAACCTTTCTGACTCAGGATATTGATGGAGGTAACTCCAATTCCTTGTCCAATTCTAATATAGGAGATCCTCAAGAAACAATGTCGTATTCCACGAGGTCAACTTTTTGGGAACCTCAGTTTCAAGCCTCTCAAAGTCCACCCGATCTGAGGAAAATTATTCTACTGAAACTTCAAGACCCCAATTTTGTAGAGAAAGTAAAGCTTTTGGAAGACGTGATTTCGGATGTTTTAATCTGAAAGGCAAATGCAGCAAATCTAAGGCTTTTCGGCACTGATAATCGACATGCATTGAAATTCATCTGAATATGTGGCCTTCCATAGACCGAATTTTACAGTCACCTCCAGAGCTGCTCAAAATTGTGCCGGTGGTATTCCAACTGACTTTCCACACTTCGCTTTTATGGTCATCATGACTCGAAAGTAGCTCAATATGAGTGTCTTTGTTCTCAACAAACTCATCTACCCCATCGGTTATCATATCTGCTCCATTGGAAACAGCTGGTTCTGTtctcaatttgaaaatacGTACATTTCCATCTTTGCATCCTGTAGCTATCAGTTGAAAACTTCTCCCCATGGAGGGGGCCCACGAAACAGATCTGATAAGTCCATGGTGTTCAGGCAAAACGCTAGCCAAAACATACTTGTCATGATCACCCTTCTGATATATGAATCCTTGGTCCAATGCACATACCACTAAGTACTCATTAGAAAAACGAGATGGTGACCAAGTTAGGGCAAAATCAGACTGTAACCTTGATGCCGGTGGTGTAGCTAATACACTGATTTCATTAGTCAATGTCCAATTGCTAAGATCTGCTGGTTCTACAGCATCGTAAATTCTCAAGACCCCATCACTCCCAATCGCTCCAAGTCTCAAACCCAAGTGGCTTGGAGCAAACGCAAGATCATAAAGAGGTCCATGAGAATCAGCTATAGTGGCCAACCGCTTCCAACGTTTCCCAGATCCAGCTTCTTCGTCCAAATCTTGTTCCCAAATCTTTATTGTTCTGTCGTAAGAAATAGACGCCAGAATGTGACCAAACTCTGGTGATGCGTAAGCTAATTTAACTACCGATGAATCATGAGCTTTCCACGAGTCATTCAGAATCCAGGTTGATGTAGAAGGATCAAagtcaaaaactttgatatGTTGGTCTGATGAGCACGTAGCTAATTGCTTTCCATAAAAATCGTACTCAATATCGTGTATCAGCTCTTCATGCCCTGTTGTGAATGCTTTGACTGGTTCCCTCATACTGCAGAAAGGTTTGGGTTTGAGTCGAGTCCTGTTTATTGGAACAATTTACGAGTTAGTCTTCGCGCAGTAAGAAAAGGTTGGTTTGCTTAGTTAAGCATGTGGTTTATGTATTGTCTATGAGAAAAGCTTGGAAATAGCTAGGATGGGGCCAAAAATGGCACTTAGGAGTAGCTTCAAATTTCCCAGAAATACATGAATCTCATAAAGAAGAATAAAACAGATTACCAGCTCTGCAATTATTACAACGTTCTGAAGTTGAGGCATTGCCTCGCCAAGTAGAGTTAGGGGCCTGAAGACAATTCGGAAGTAGGGAATACTTCCTATTATCGTGTGAATATTAGAAAGTATCTTTGGATCAGACGAAACTGATATGGGTGCCTCAAAATAACTGGCACTAGGCGTATTCTCTTTTAAAGAAGAGTTGTCTTTCTCTCTCGTGCTCTGATCACCTGTGATAGTTGAACGAGACCTCATAAACGACGGCATCCTAATTCTTGGTCTCGGCTCTGTATGATTCTGTTGTTCTGCCTTTCTAGTAGATGAATAGCTATAGGATTCAAATTCAGTCTCTGAGGCTCTTTCAAACGATGCATCAAATGTCACACCTTGGCTGTTCATGTTGTAATTGTAGTTGAACGACAAGGCCTCGTGAGAAGAGTCATTTGATAAGAACGtagtcttcttctttgacttcttcttgctAGTGTTACGCACAAAGTTATAAAAGTCCTCGGCTTTACTTCGTGGAGCTTTACTAATGAATTCAAGCCCATGTTTTCTGTCACCACTCCACAAGGGGCCAGTACTAGGAATTAATTCAGTGTGATTTTCCCGCTTAGGAGAGACgcttgaacttgatttctttgaaaatggGCGTTTGaaagctttcaaaattaCCGTTTGATTTCTGcttgaatcttttggaGCCATGTACGAATAAAGCGGCGTGGTTCTCGTACAGGGAGAAGTTGAACTGGGTCTAGCACCATCTAAACAGGGACCTGACGACATAAATGTTGGAGCTGGCGGCAATGCCTTATCTACTGTGGAGATAGCTGTCGAACTGGGGTTGGAGCTAGAATCCGAAGGCAAAATGTAGTTGAGAAACTTAAAAGCAGCGTCTGCCACCAAGCTTCCAATGCCATAGGCATCTCCGTCTGGTGCAGTATCCTGCTCATCTTCCCGTACAGCTTTAATTgcctcctcttcttttttagGCAATGAACTGGAGGGATTAGAGGCGGTTGAACTCTGTAACGCTTTACTTGAATTTGAATCAGCAGGTTGATCGTTATAGTCAGAGGGACACGCTACCATGGGCATAGCACTAATAATCTCATCGTCATCTATTGGGCCCTCTAATAAAGCAAGCCGTTTC
It encodes the following:
- a CDS encoding Nuclear pore protein that is part of the evolutionarily conserved Nup84p complex, which gives rise to MREPVKAFTTGHEELIHDIEYDFYGKQLATCSSDQHIKVFDFDPSTSTWILNDSWKAHDSSVVKLAYASPEFGHILASISYDRTIKIWEQDLDEEAGSGKRWKRLATIADSHGPLYDLAFAPSHLGLRLGAIGSDGVLRIYDAVEPADLSNWTLTNEISVLATPPASRLQSDFALTWSPSRFSNEYLVVCALDQGFIYQKGDHDKYVLASVLPEHHGLIRSVSWAPSMGRSFQLIATGCKDGNVRIFKLRTEPAVSNGADMITDGVDEFVENKDTHIELLSSHDDHKSEVWKVSWNTTGTILSSSGGDCKIRSMEGHIFR